In the genome of Candidatus Omnitrophota bacterium, one region contains:
- the larE gene encoding ATP-dependent sacrificial sulfur transferase LarE: protein MSMQSDLQRKQEAVERILKEFDRVIVAFSGGVDSTLLAKLARDILGREQVLAVTADSPSITREDLKDAQQLAQQLGLQHLTINTQEVSNPSYRANNPVRCYICKQTLFQELEVLARRKHYSAILYGAIADDLLDERPGQRAAAERGIHAPLQEAGLAKWDVRALARALGLPNWDKPQNACLSSRIPHGEPVTEQKLAHIERAEAAAKAEGFKQVRVRHHGSRASIEVGAEELPRLQDPALLRRLIAAVCSCGFSTAEIDPQGYHSLPALSAVR from the coding sequence ATGAGCATGCAGAGCGATCTTCAAAGGAAACAGGAAGCGGTTGAGAGGATCCTCAAAGAATTCGACCGGGTGATTGTCGCGTTCTCAGGAGGGGTGGATTCCACGTTGCTAGCCAAGCTTGCACGAGACATCCTGGGCAGGGAACAGGTCTTGGCGGTCACCGCTGACTCCCCATCCATCACCAGGGAGGACCTTAAAGACGCTCAACAGCTTGCCCAGCAGCTTGGCCTGCAGCATCTGACCATCAACACGCAGGAAGTCAGCAATCCTTCCTACCGAGCCAACAACCCGGTGCGCTGCTATATCTGCAAACAGACCCTATTTCAAGAGCTGGAGGTTCTAGCACGGCGGAAACACTACTCCGCGATCCTCTATGGGGCCATCGCCGATGATCTGTTGGACGAACGGCCGGGTCAACGGGCGGCAGCCGAACGCGGCATCCACGCTCCGCTTCAAGAAGCCGGCTTGGCGAAGTGGGATGTCCGGGCCCTTGCCCGAGCGCTGGGGCTGCCCAACTGGGACAAACCGCAAAACGCCTGCCTCTCCTCTCGGATCCCGCACGGCGAGCCGGTGACCGAGCAAAAACTCGCTCACATTGAGAGAGCTGAAGCGGCAGCCAAGGCCGAGGGCTTCAAGCAAGTCCGCGTTCGCCACCATGGCAGCCGAGCCTCTATAGAGGTTGGAGCCGAGGAGTTGCCCCGTCTTCAAGATCCCGCCCTCCTCCGCCGCCTGATCGCCGCCGTCTGCTCGTGCGGATTCTCGACGGCAGAGATCGACCCTCAGGGCTACCATTCGCTGCCTGCGCTTTCGGCCGTTCGGTAG
- a CDS encoding PKD domain-containing protein, with protein sequence MIQLRQAVVTTMFCASTAMAAQPLWAAQGPDAAMESAMRQQAIERAIAAASTTKRKPASTTTATRKTSPAKKSPARASDKGRQTSAPIPDQVVNGVKWFYIFGSHGKTDYGARPDNLEVFVEVPRSFGAPISLRVFDADIKGKRDEMAGGWNTITRFSVYGAGSKALASYTIGPEAADGTTLEFGPFPLEMGDTQGDNAVFRFEAQGLAGDDNNVFSLDVLPPGVEAYALSPSIRLAEQADETLATAFPRMPGKPEATMEFFPAVPEGSTCVVESNYDVDPDGARLSLISPTGKCYPIKSSGSEAWVSTQVPVLEGEGGRRWIYRMTKVTQRKGNAGFEFKDQSGQPLRIYFTKGAGAPPAPSTAAPKVTPISSCNTFEFDGSRSSDPDGNRLTYTWDFGDGTTTEGVRVPHTFAKAGDYRVTLTVDDGTSTTCCEDKTEQIVHVNTPPKAVFSAPPRACVGAPVSLSAMQSSDTPGEALTYRWDFGDGTVAEGMTASHSYTKGGTYRIKLLADDGQHTACSTNEMVQVILVNSPPVAKAQQTATACAYHGNQPLDVKFSGAGSADPDGNALSYRWDFGDKSQAGEGAQTSHVYQKGGKYTATLTVDDGLGSACSTASAAIPVIANHAPTITLKPISGCANESLSLMAGEGQDPDGDVLTYTWSLGDGETGSGMILKHTYVKNGTYRVRVTADDGSGTACGTATAEATATINAPPSATMLIRAEGGKVYVPPAE encoded by the coding sequence ATGATCCAGCTGCGGCAGGCTGTTGTCACAACGATGTTTTGCGCCTCAACCGCTATGGCGGCCCAGCCGCTCTGGGCCGCGCAAGGCCCTGATGCCGCGATGGAGTCCGCGATGCGCCAGCAAGCCATTGAGCGAGCCATTGCCGCAGCCAGCACGACAAAGAGGAAGCCAGCATCTACCACGACCGCAACGCGAAAAACCTCGCCCGCCAAAAAATCTCCAGCCAGAGCATCCGACAAAGGCAGACAAACGTCTGCACCGATTCCTGATCAGGTCGTCAACGGCGTGAAATGGTTCTATATCTTCGGCTCCCACGGTAAAACAGATTACGGGGCTCGTCCGGACAACCTTGAGGTGTTTGTCGAGGTTCCCCGCTCGTTCGGCGCACCGATCAGCCTGCGCGTGTTTGACGCCGACATTAAAGGAAAGCGCGATGAAATGGCCGGGGGATGGAACACTATCACCAGGTTCAGCGTGTATGGGGCTGGCTCAAAAGCGCTCGCGTCCTATACGATTGGGCCGGAAGCGGCCGATGGCACCACGCTGGAATTCGGCCCGTTCCCCTTGGAGATGGGCGACACCCAAGGCGACAACGCGGTATTCCGGTTTGAGGCGCAGGGACTGGCCGGAGATGACAACAATGTCTTCTCCTTGGATGTGCTCCCGCCGGGCGTTGAAGCCTATGCCTTAAGCCCTTCCATCCGTCTGGCTGAGCAGGCCGATGAAACGTTGGCCACCGCATTTCCCCGCATGCCGGGAAAGCCTGAAGCCACAATGGAGTTTTTCCCGGCGGTTCCTGAAGGCAGCACCTGTGTGGTGGAATCCAATTATGACGTGGATCCGGATGGCGCGCGCCTCTCGCTGATTTCCCCGACCGGCAAGTGCTACCCCATCAAGTCCTCGGGGAGCGAGGCCTGGGTGTCCACTCAAGTGCCGGTGCTGGAAGGCGAAGGCGGCCGCCGATGGATTTACCGGATGACCAAGGTGACCCAGCGCAAAGGCAACGCCGGCTTTGAGTTTAAGGATCAGAGCGGGCAGCCGCTGCGCATCTACTTCACGAAGGGTGCCGGGGCCCCGCCGGCTCCCAGCACAGCCGCACCGAAAGTCACGCCGATTAGCTCCTGCAATACCTTCGAATTTGACGGGTCGCGCTCCTCGGACCCTGATGGCAACCGCCTCACGTACACCTGGGATTTCGGCGATGGCACCACCACTGAAGGAGTGCGCGTGCCCCATACGTTTGCGAAGGCGGGGGACTATCGGGTCACCCTCACGGTCGATGACGGCACCTCCACCACCTGCTGCGAGGATAAAACCGAGCAGATCGTGCATGTCAACACACCCCCGAAGGCGGTGTTTTCAGCTCCCCCTCGGGCGTGCGTCGGGGCACCCGTGAGCCTCAGCGCCATGCAGTCGAGCGACACGCCCGGCGAGGCCCTCACCTATCGCTGGGATTTTGGGGACGGCACGGTCGCCGAGGGCATGACGGCGAGCCACAGCTATACCAAAGGCGGCACGTACCGGATCAAGCTTCTGGCCGATGACGGCCAGCACACCGCCTGCTCAACCAATGAAATGGTGCAGGTCATTCTCGTCAACAGCCCGCCGGTGGCGAAAGCCCAGCAGACGGCGACGGCCTGCGCCTACCACGGCAACCAGCCGCTTGACGTCAAATTCAGTGGTGCTGGATCGGCGGATCCGGATGGCAACGCGCTGAGCTACCGATGGGATTTTGGCGACAAGTCCCAGGCCGGCGAGGGAGCGCAAACATCCCATGTGTATCAAAAGGGCGGGAAATATACGGCGACCTTAACCGTGGATGATGGGTTGGGCTCGGCATGTTCAACGGCCTCCGCCGCCATTCCGGTGATCGCGAATCATGCGCCGACGATCACCCTCAAACCCATCAGCGGCTGCGCGAACGAATCGCTGAGCCTCATGGCCGGCGAGGGCCAAGATCCTGACGGCGATGTCTTGACCTACACCTGGAGCTTGGGCGATGGCGAAACCGGCTCAGGCATGATCCTCAAGCATACCTACGTGAAAAACGGAACGTATCGCGTGCGCGTCACCGCCGATGACGGCAGCGGCACGGCCTGCGGCACCGCGACCGCCGAAGCGACCGCGACGATCAACGCCCCGCCGTCGGCGACGATGCTGATCCGCGCGGAAGGCGGAAAAGTCTACGTGCCTCCGGCGGAGTAA
- a CDS encoding tRNA 2-thiouridine(34) synthase MnmA, giving the protein SPQPPADSAVSVEFDEPQQAITPGQAVVFYDGDVVLGGGWIAR; this is encoded by the coding sequence CAGCCCCCAGCCCCCAGCCGACTCGGCGGTATCCGTCGAATTCGATGAACCACAGCAGGCGATCACGCCTGGGCAGGCTGTCGTCTTCTATGATGGCGATGTGGTCCTGGGTGGGGGATGGATCGCTAGATGA